One segment of Panicum virgatum strain AP13 chromosome 3K, P.virgatum_v5, whole genome shotgun sequence DNA contains the following:
- the LOC120696964 gene encoding protein FAR1-RELATED SEQUENCE 5-like, which produces MEGERTEGDELIDDYVDCLMSLDTNARAGPSDALILGAPVVEGAAGGGTEADAMRDFASAEDPNEPVLGMTFESDEAAKAFYNEYARRLGFPFRVGRSRRSKGTEEVVVMKRFVCSREGVYKKKQTSPDEATRKRERMSMREGCNAMMEVVRESDHWVVSKLEKAHNHDLGTCSTKVGYLRARGLLGGSDKVTMLGPDDMAFLRQNVLGEGGDAQGLIDYLKKAQANDPAFSHAIQVDKNGCVVNVFWADARAKAAYRHFGDAVTFDTSYKKNKYMMPFVTFSGVNHHLQPVIFGCALLMEETEFSFVWLFETWLSAMGGKAPCSLVTDQNRAMKAAIVKVFPNSCHRFCKWNILSRTKQKLTHVYTEHPTLRYELESCVLESETIATFETKWASIIDKYDLRKNSWLQAIYNIRQKWVPLYLMDTFFAEIAPTWKLESMSDFYRKYFNTKTTLEVFLNQFNLSMASQYEDEAKADMDTYLNKATTKTASLIEKQAASTYTKAIFSKFQEEFTESLGFIIQKTGDGCISKYTIRKDEDPTETFYVTYNASNKMAKCSCKYFELSGILCRHILGVYIIVDPRTLPPDYFLRRWTRKARDDDALLEDYNNYHDEDPSESITSRYNVLCVDAIRCAEKGAGSEEVYKATKDILQKAYQEIIAYERNPGRGSQRDDININEDVTIDDAMNDQSMPDSGRKVTNLLGQFLDSSWSPV; this is translated from the exons ATGGAGGGAGAACGGACCGAAGGCGATGAGCTGATTGACGATTATGTCGATTGCCTCATGTCTCTGGACACCAACGCTCGGGCTGGCCCGAGCGATGCTCTCATTCTCGGTGCTCCTGTTGTGGaaggggcggctggaggcggaaCGGAGGCGGATGCCATGAGAGATTTTGCTTCTGCTGAGGACCCCAATGAGCCTGTGCTCGGCATGACATTCGAGTCTGACGAGGCTGCAAAGGCGTTCTACAATGAGTATGCCAGGCGGCTCGGTTTCCCCTTTCGTGTTGGCAGGTCTCGGCGCTCCAAGGGCACTGAGGAGGTAGTTGTCATGAAGAGGTTCGTTTGCTCCAGGGAAGGGGTGTACAAGAAGAAACAGACCTCACCGGATGAGGCTACAAGGAAGCGTGAGAGGATGTCAATGCGGGAAGGTTGCAATGCTATGATGGAGGTGGTCAGGGAGTCAGACCATTGGGTTGTCTCCAAGCTTGAGAAGGCACATAATCATGACCTGGGCACTTGCAGTACCAAGGTTGGGTATCTTCGTGCTAGAGGTTTGCTAGGTGGATCTGATAAGGTCACTATGTTGGGACCTGACGACATGGCATTTCTTAGGCAGAATGTTCTTGGGGAAGGAGGAGATGCTCAAGGCCTTATTGATTATCTCAAGAAGGCACAAGCCAATGACCCTGCTTTCTCCCATGCCATACAGGTTGACAAGAACGGCTGTGTGGTGAATGTTTTCTGGGCTGATGCTAGGGCCAAAGCAGCTTATCGGCATTTTGGGGATGCTGTTACATTCGACACGTCGTACAAAAAGAACAAGTACATGATGCCCTTTGTTACTTTCTCAGGAGTCAACCATCATCTGCAGCCTGTTATTTTTGGATGTGCATTGCTTATGGAGGAGACTGAGTTCTCGTTTGTTTGGCTATTTGAAACATGGCTATCAGCAATGGGAGGGAAGGCGCCATGCTCACTAGTCACTGACCAAAACAGGGCCATGAAGGCTGCAATTGTGAAGGTTTTTCCGAATTCCTGTCACCGTTTCTGTAAGTGGAATATTTTGAGTAGAACCAAACAAAagctgacccatgtatacaCAGAGCATCCAACCCTAAGATATGAACTTGAAAGCTGTGTTCTCGAGTCTGAAACTATTGCCACATTTGAAACAAAATGGGCGTCGATCATTGATAAATATGACTTGAGAAAGAATTCATGGCTTCAAGCAATATACAACATCCGCCAAAAGTGGGTTCCTTTGTACTTGATGGATACATTCTTTGCAGAAATTGCGCCCACATGGAAATTGGAATCCATGAGTGATTTCTATAGGAAATATTTTAATACAAAAACAACACTGGAAGTTTTTCTTAATCAGTTCAATTTGAGCATGGCAAGCCAATATGAGGATGAAGCAAAAGCTGATATGGACACCTACTTGAACAAGGCAACTACAAAAACTGCATCCCTAATAGAGAAACAGGCAGCAAGCACCTATACCAAAGCAATCTTCAGTAAATTTCAGGAGGAGTTCACAGAGTCTCTGGGTTTTATTATTCAGAAAACTGGTGATGGTTGTATAAGCAAATACACAATCAGGAAAGATGAAGATCCAACCGAAACATTCTACGTGACTTATAATGCTTCGAATAAGATGGCAAAATGTAGTTGCAAATATTTTGAACTCTCAGGTATTTTGTGCCGTCATATTCTTGGAGTATACATAATAGTTGATCCACGTACACTTCCTCCTGATTACTTTTTGAGAAGATGGACAAGGAAAGCCAGAGATGATGATGCTTTGTTGGAAGATTACAACAATTATCATGATGAGGATCCTTCTGAGTCCATTACTAGCCGTTACAATGTTTTATGTGTTGATGCCATTAGATGTGCTGAGAAAGGAGCTGGATCAGAGGAAGTCTACAAAGCAACAAAAGATATCTTACAGAAGGCATATCAAGAGATTATTGCTTATGAAAGAAATCCTGGTCGGGGTTCACAAAGGGATGACATTAACATCAATGAGGATGTCACAATAGATGATGCAATGAATGATCAATCTATGCCAGATTCTGGACGGAAG GTGACTAATCTACTAGGCCAGTTTCTTGATTCCTCTTGGTCTCCAGTCTGA